ATAAAGAAGTAAAAAAAACTAATTTTAAAACAGTAAAAACAAAATCTTTTGATTTGGAAGATTTCTATATAATGTACGCATTAGAGACTGAAAATCAAAGAATGTATTTTAATGCAAGAGATATATATTTAAAACTATTTGAAAATACTAATAATTATGAATATTTAGTTAAATATTTAACAATTACAACTCAGCTAAAAGAGTATGCTTTAGTTAAAGAAAATGCTTCAAAATATATGCTTGAAAATATAAAAGAAGAAGAAGTTATTTTAAGATTATATGCTTATGCGTTGTTTAAACTACAAGAAAAAGAAGCAGCTATTTTAAATGCTGAAAAATTGATATTTACATATAAAAATGCAGTTAATTATGAGTTATTAGGAAGTATATATCTTGAAGATAAACAATATTTGAAATCTTATGAAGCTTTTAATAATGCTTTTCTATTAAATGATGCAAGTAATACTTTATTAACTTTGACAAATATTCAATTTATGAATTTGAATCAAAAAGAAGAGGCTATTAAAAGACTTGAAAATTATATTCATAAAAATGACTACAATTTTAATGTATCTTTACAGTTATTAGCTTTTTATGAAAATATAAAAGCTCAAGATAGATTAGTTTCATTTTTAAAAAATATGTATTTTCATTATAAACAAAATGATAATCAATTATTGTTAAATAAAACAAAAGCACTTTTCTTAAAATATGTAGTAAATAATGATGTAAAAACTGTTATTGATTTTTGGGAACAAAATGGTGAAGAAGACGAAATTTTATTAAACTTATATAGAATGACAAATCAATCACAAAAAGCCTATAATTTGTTAAATAAATTTTATAAAAATTCTAATAATATGGATTTCTTAGCTCAACAAGCAATATTAGAATTTGAAATGGCAAAAGATAAAAAATTGATTTTAAGTAGTGTAATAAATAAGTTTGAAAAAGTTTTAGAAACTTTGGATAATCCAATATATCAAAATTATTTAGCATATATTTTGATTGATTATGATTTGAATATAAATAGAGGGATTTATTTAGTTAAAAAAGCTTTAGAAAAAGATCCATCAAATGTTGCTTTTCTTGATACCTTAGCTTGGGGAGAATATAAAGTAAAAAATTGTAAAGAAGCTTATACTTATATGAAACAAGTTGTTGACGAAGTAGGCTTAGATGATGAAGAGATAAAATTACATTGGGAAAAAATTAAGGAGTGTAAAGAGTGATTTTAGATGAGATTATAGAAAAAACGAAACAAGATTTAGAGATTAGAAAAAAAGAGATAAGTTTAGATTTATTAGGAAGAACACTTTCTTCAAATCCATATACACCAAGAGATGTAAAACCATATTTAACTTCAACAAAAGAAGAACCAATTAGAATTATTGCAGAAGTTAAAAAAGCAAGTCCAAGTAAAGGGATTATAAAAGAGGATTTTGACCCTTTAGTTATAGCACAAGCTTATAGTAATAGTGGTGCAAACGCAATTTCAGTTTTAACTGAACCTCACTATTTTAAAGGAAATTTAGAGTATTTAACTCAAATTAGAAGATATGTTCCAACTCCACTTTTAAGAAAAGATTTTATTGTTGATAAATATCAAATTGTTGAAGCTTTAGTTTATGGAGCTGATTT
The genomic region above belongs to Arcobacter ellisii and contains:
- the trpC gene encoding indole-3-glycerol phosphate synthase TrpC translates to MILDEIIEKTKQDLEIRKKEISLDLLGRTLSSNPYTPRDVKPYLTSTKEEPIRIIAEVKKASPSKGIIKEDFDPLVIAQAYSNSGANAISVLTEPHYFKGNLEYLTQIRRYVPTPLLRKDFIVDKYQIVEALVYGADFILLIAKALSSKELKELYDYAIHLGLEVLVEIHDKEDLTKAIKCGATIIGINHRNLDTFEMDMSLCDKLIPLIPNGKIIVAESGVSDTEVIKRLNSIGADAFLIGEHFMRVPSIEEELKKFKNALN